CACCGCGCCGTGATCCGCCTTGTCCACGAGGCGGAGTATGTGCGACTCGGCCACGGCGCGCGGATGCTGCGGCTCTCGCCGCTGGCCTTCGACGCCTCGACTCTGGAACTTTGGGGGGCACTGCTGACCGGAGCCACCCTGGAGGTGCACCCGGCCGGTCTGGCATCGCCCTCGGAACTCGGAGCGTTCCTGCGCGAGCGCGAGGTCACCGTCGCCTGGCTCACCGCGGGCCTGTTCCGGCTTGTCGAGGAGTTCGCCCCGGACTCACTCGCCGGGCTGCGGCAGTTGCTGACCGGCGGTGACGTGGTGCCGCACGAGCACACGGCGCGCGCGCTCGCCCGTCACCCTGGCCTGATCATCACCAACGGCTACGGGCCGACCGAGAACACCACCTTCACCACCACGCACTCGGCTCGGCGGCCGGAGGACGTCGACGGCCCCCTGCCGATCGGCCGGCCGGTGCCCGGCACCCGGGTGTACGTGCTCGACGAGCGCCGCAGAGTGGTGCCGCCTGGCGCGGTCGGCGAGCTGTATGCGGGAGGCGCAGGACTGGCCGACGGCTACTTCGGCGACGACACCGGGACCGCACGCTCGTTCGGGTCTTCTCCCCCGATGTGCCCGAACGCCTCTACCGCACGGGCGATGTCGTTCGGATCGACAGCCTCGGCCGGCCGTGCTTCCTCGGCCGGGCCGACGACCAGGTCAAGCTGCGCGGCTACCGGGTCGAACTCAGCGCGATCAGCGACGCCCTGACCGCCCACCCGGAAGTGCAGGACGCCGTCGTCCATGTCACGGACGGCGACAGCGCGGAGAAGCGCCTGGTGGCTGCGGTGGTCCTGGCCGCCGGCGCCGGGATCGACGCGGTCGGCCTGCGCGCCCTGCTGCAGGAGCGGCTTCCGGCGTACATGGTGCCCACGCTGTGGGCCGTCGTGGACCGGCTGCCGGTGACGGCCAACGGCAAGGTGGACCGGCGTGCGCTCGCGGCGGGGGCCGTGCCCGCCGCCCAGGCGGGCCGGTCGGGGGCAGCTGTCACCGAAGGGGCGCAGGAGGCTCCGCACAAGGCCGTTGCGGACCTCACCGAGCAGATCACCGAGCTGTTCGCCGCGGTGATCGAAGGCGGCAGGCCGCCCGAAGACGTCGTGGCCGACACCGACTTCTTCATGGTGGGCGGCAACTCCCTCGGCGTCGTTCGGCTGATGCGCAGGCTCAAGGAGCAGCTCGGAGTAAGCGTGCGTCTGCGCGACTTCCTGCTCTCGCCGACCCCGGAGGGCCTGCGGGCGCTTGTCGAGAAGGCCACCGGCCGGTGACCCGTACACCGGCGACAACCGCCCTCGC
This DNA window, taken from Streptomyces sp. SCSIO 30461, encodes the following:
- a CDS encoding AMP-binding protein, producing MPPPRESVPFPPEDSARQGYLAFTSGSTGEPKGVSIPHRAVIRLVHEAEYVRLGHGARMLRLSPLAFDASTLELWGALLTGATLEVHPAGLASPSELGAFLREREVTVAWLTAGLFRLVEEFAPDSLAGLRQLLTGGDVVPHEHTARALARHPGLIITNGYGPTENTTFTTTHSARRPEDVDGPLPIGRPVPGTRVYVLDERRRVVPPGAVGELYAGGAGLADGYFGDDTGTARSFGSSPPMCPNASTARAMSFGSTASAGRASSAGPTTRSSCAATGSNSARSATP
- a CDS encoding phosphopantetheine-binding protein; the protein is MQDAVVHVTDGDSAEKRLVAAVVLAAGAGIDAVGLRALLQERLPAYMVPTLWAVVDRLPVTANGKVDRRALAAGAVPAAQAGRSGAAVTEGAQEAPHKAVADLTEQITELFAAVIEGGRPPEDVVADTDFFMVGGNSLGVVRLMRRLKEQLGVSVRLRDFLLSPTPEGLRALVEKATGR